Proteins encoded together in one Amblyomma americanum isolate KBUSLIRL-KWMA chromosome 1, ASM5285725v1, whole genome shotgun sequence window:
- the LOC144124429 gene encoding uncharacterized protein LOC144124429, producing the protein MDILGRAAAALVAPQLGVTKTCRLSFPGSSTAAELAGLHLAADLMAALPPGPVAVLCDSRPALQLLTRSHDVVATTSQLRARLHALEDAGRRITLHWVPGHSGIEGNDLADASAKSAHADGSPVVRTLHPDRRIAARKPFRRLSDQLPRRDRSLLLRLRIGCTWTPSRLYVHGRASSPACPSCGDTGTLGHLLLACPAHDLPRQRLESGYRALGLRTTTEDDLLFPVRNQLQAHRVLLSFLGESGLSLLL; encoded by the exons ATGGATATCCTTG GTCGGGCAGCTGCGGCTCTCGTGGCCCCGCAGCTGGGAGTCACCAAGACTTGCAGGCTCTCCTTCCCAGGCAGTTCGACAGCGGCCGAGCTGGCAGGACTCCACCTGGCGGCTGACCTCATGGCGGCCCTCCCACCTGGTCCTGTGGCAGTCCTCTGCGACTCCCGGCCAGCCCTGCAGCTGCTGACCAGGTCTCACGATGTCGTGGCCACCACCTCTCAGCTCAGGGCCCGTCTGCACGCCCTGGAGGATGCGGGCCGCCGGATCACGCTGCATTGGGTGCCGGGCCACTCCGGCATTGAGGGCAACGACCTGGCTGATGCTTCGGCCAAGTCAGCTCACGCCGATGGGTCCCCG GTGGTGCGGACCCTTCACCCGGACCGGAGAATAGCGGCCCGAAAGCCCTTCCGccggctctcggaccagctgccCCGGCGGGACCGTTCCCTCCTTCTGCGCCTCCGAATCGGATGTACGTGGACGCCTTCCAGGCTATACGTCCATGGCCGGGCCTCCTCCCCTGCCTGCCCTTCTTGCGGTGACACGGGCACTCTCGGTCACCTCCTGTTGGCGTGCCCGGCCCACGACCTCCCCAGGCAACGCCTGGAGTCGGGCTACCGGGCACTTGGTCTCCGGACCACCACGGAGGACGACCTCCTGTTCCCGGTCCGCAACCAGCTCCAGGCGCACCGGGTTCTCCTCTCCTTTCTTGGCGAGTCTGGCCTGAGCCTCCTCCTCTAG